A portion of the Anaerolineae bacterium genome contains these proteins:
- a CDS encoding ATP-binding cassette domain-containing protein codes for MRSTLRRDERPAAPPKHGSFITLTDVTLRVGSKLLFEHTSWEIRADQHWAIIGPNGSGKSTLARAIFRQVPLAHGRIFYFFGTNKDQSDGARSYFNRGEIVKISAETHSNLMQQQAGYHQARWQSIEGKDSPTVAELLTGESIERISPYDVSPLKVSRAVYGQRRQRAVDLLGMGSLLGRKVLHLSHGEARKLLIARALMQSPRFLILDDPFVGLDDASRRALHGALTELLHAETPRILLITPRLEEIPPGITHVLQVANSRMVAQDRRDKILPAEAMPEPGRNKNISPLPLPAAVQESGQKYPVLVELKDTSVLYGHTYVLRHINWTMKQGENWAVLGANGAGKTTLLSLILADNPQAYANQITLFGQKRGSGESIWQIKRKIGWVSPELQAYHQKETTCGQVVCSGFFDSVGLYQTCSPQQVSLAVHWLQALGLLPLLNRPLGAVSVGEQRLVFLARALVKNPTLLILDEPCQGLDFNNRTRIIELLDQLCSQMPVNMIYVTHHFDEMPQAITHVLKLAQGRIQTSGERSEEGIKKPGRHYPAFQKGEKESVNLPID; via the coding sequence TTGGGAGATAAGGGCCGATCAACATTGGGCCATCATCGGGCCAAACGGCTCCGGGAAATCTACCCTGGCCAGGGCTATCTTTCGGCAAGTGCCCCTGGCGCATGGCCGGATTTTCTATTTTTTTGGAACGAATAAAGACCAGAGCGACGGGGCGCGCTCATATTTTAACCGGGGGGAAATTGTGAAGATTTCCGCCGAAACCCATAGCAACCTGATGCAACAGCAGGCCGGCTACCATCAGGCGCGGTGGCAGAGCATAGAGGGGAAAGATTCGCCCACCGTAGCCGAGTTGTTGACCGGGGAGAGCATCGAGCGCATTTCACCTTACGATGTTAGTCCTCTTAAAGTGAGCCGGGCCGTGTATGGCCAAAGAAGGCAAAGAGCGGTGGATTTGTTGGGGATGGGGTCCCTGCTGGGGCGTAAGGTGCTTCATTTATCGCACGGCGAGGCGCGCAAACTGCTGATTGCCCGCGCGCTGATGCAGTCGCCCCGGTTTTTGATTCTTGACGACCCCTTTGTGGGTTTGGATGATGCTTCTCGCCGGGCGTTGCACGGCGCTCTCACGGAACTGCTCCACGCCGAAACCCCGCGAATACTGCTGATTACGCCCCGGCTCGAAGAGATTCCGCCGGGCATCACTCACGTGCTGCAGGTGGCCAATAGCCGGATGGTGGCCCAGGACCGCCGGGATAAGATTTTGCCGGCAGAGGCAATGCCGGAACCGGGCCGGAATAAAAACATCTCTCCATTACCCTTGCCCGCTGCTGTTCAAGAATCCGGGCAAAAGTACCCCGTCTTGGTTGAGCTGAAAGACACCTCTGTTTTATATGGCCACACTTATGTTTTGCGCCACATCAACTGGACAATGAAACAGGGGGAAAACTGGGCGGTGCTGGGCGCCAACGGCGCAGGTAAAACAACGCTTTTGAGTTTGATTTTGGCCGACAATCCCCAGGCCTACGCCAACCAGATCACGCTCTTTGGCCAAAAACGGGGGTCGGGGGAAAGTATCTGGCAGATCAAACGGAAAATTGGTTGGGTCTCGCCCGAGTTGCAGGCGTATCATCAAAAAGAAACCACCTGCGGCCAGGTGGTCTGCTCCGGTTTTTTTGATTCGGTAGGTTTATACCAAACCTGCTCGCCCCAACAGGTCAGCCTGGCCGTCCATTGGCTGCAAGCCCTTGGCCTCTTGCCCTTGCTCAACCGACCCTTGGGCGCTGTTTCGGTGGGAGAGCAACGCCTGGTGTTTTTGGCCCGCGCCCTGGTTAAAAACCCAACCTTGCTTATTCTTGACGAGCCTTGCCAGGGCTTGGATTTTAACAATCGCACCCGCATCATCGAGCTTTTGGACCAACTGTGTTCGCAAATGCCGGTCAATATGATTTACGTTACCCACCACTTTGACGAAATGCCCCAGGCCATTACCCACGTGCTAAAATTGGCCCAGGGCCGCATTCAGACCAGTGGCGAGCGTAGTGAGGAAGGAATCAAAAAGCCGGGTCGCCACTACCCGGCTTTTCAAAAAGGAGAAAAGGAGAGCGTCAATTTGCCTATTGACG